From the genome of Methylomonas sp. UP202, one region includes:
- a CDS encoding lysophospholipid acyltransferase family protein, with protein MGSTLFFIYILFSTPIVGVLILAAIPLSFELRYRIADIWINYLMFMLKLCCGLSCQVEGLENVPKDRAAVILSKHQSAWETIALRQFISPQTAVLKESLLRIPFGGWGLATLKPIAIDRSAQKEALKMLLEQGTARLKEGLFVLVFPEGTRVAPGDSKKFNAGGAMLAQKSGFPVIPLAHNAGEFWPRNSFLKYPGVIKVKIGPTIEVTGKTAKEINAAAEEWIGNAMTEISAESA; from the coding sequence TTGGGCTCCACCCTATTCTTTATTTACATCTTGTTTTCCACCCCGATTGTCGGCGTACTAATACTGGCGGCAATACCGTTGTCTTTCGAGCTGCGGTATCGAATCGCCGATATCTGGATAAACTACCTGATGTTCATGCTCAAGCTATGCTGCGGTTTGAGTTGCCAGGTGGAGGGATTGGAAAACGTTCCCAAGGATCGCGCGGCGGTGATCCTGAGCAAGCATCAATCGGCCTGGGAGACTATCGCGCTACGTCAGTTTATCTCGCCGCAAACCGCTGTCTTGAAAGAATCGTTATTACGCATCCCGTTCGGCGGCTGGGGCTTGGCAACGCTAAAACCAATTGCGATCGATCGAAGCGCGCAAAAAGAGGCACTGAAAATGTTACTGGAACAAGGCACTGCGCGCCTCAAGGAAGGTCTGTTTGTACTGGTGTTTCCGGAAGGCACTCGTGTCGCGCCAGGCGACTCCAAAAAATTCAACGCCGGAGGCGCGATGTTGGCGCAAAAATCCGGTTTTCCGGTAATACCGCTGGCTCACAATGCCGGCGAATTTTGGCCGCGCAACAGTTTTTTGAAATATCCCGGCGTAATTAAAGTCAAGATAGGGCCGACTATCGAAGTCACCGGCAAAACCGCTAAAGAGATTAACGCCGCTGCGGAAGAATGGATTGGGAATGCCATGACGGAGATTTCCGCCGAGAGCGCTTGA
- a CDS encoding GNAT family N-acetyltransferase/peptidase C39 family protein, translated as MTTVIRPALPTDLEALVALENASFATDKLSRRSFRHWLTNEHRALLVGEFEHRVAGYILIIYHPGTRLARIYSLAVAPELRGHGIAKALMTAGEQAARDDGRLYLRLEVSVDNAAAIKLYEALGYQRFGVYRDYYQDHKDALRYQKRIRRYRDKPQHRSVHWLRQTTPFTCGPAALMMAMHALNRTYQPSADEEINLWREATTVFMTSGHGGCHPLGLALAAGRRGFHVETWINQTSTLFIDSVRSDEKKRVIELTDQYFKREAERRQIPVHYASISQADLIAAFETGAIPLILISTYAMDRKKAPHWVVMSGYDNDCLYMHDSDPDDGRQSDLDCQFIPIAREDFERMCCFGKSRLRTAVILKPDSALAHKTQ; from the coding sequence ATGACGACCGTGATACGCCCGGCGCTGCCGACCGATCTGGAGGCGCTGGTTGCACTGGAAAACGCCAGCTTCGCCACCGACAAACTCAGTCGGCGCAGTTTTCGGCATTGGCTGACCAACGAGCATCGCGCCCTGCTGGTCGGCGAATTCGAACATCGGGTGGCGGGCTACATTTTGATCATTTACCATCCCGGCACCCGATTGGCGCGAATTTACTCGCTGGCCGTGGCGCCGGAGTTGCGCGGCCACGGCATCGCCAAGGCCTTGATGACCGCCGGCGAACAAGCCGCTCGCGACGACGGCAGGCTTTATCTGCGCCTGGAAGTCAGCGTCGATAACGCGGCGGCGATCAAGCTCTACGAAGCGCTAGGCTACCAGCGTTTCGGGGTCTACCGCGATTATTATCAGGATCATAAGGACGCGCTGCGCTATCAAAAACGCATCCGCCGTTACCGCGACAAACCGCAGCACCGCTCGGTGCACTGGCTCAGACAAACCACGCCGTTTACCTGCGGACCGGCCGCGCTGATGATGGCGATGCACGCCTTGAACCGAACCTACCAGCCGTCGGCCGACGAAGAAATCAATCTTTGGCGCGAGGCCACCACAGTCTTCATGACCTCCGGCCACGGCGGCTGCCACCCGCTCGGTTTAGCGCTGGCGGCGGGCCGGCGCGGTTTTCACGTGGAAACCTGGATCAACCAAACCTCGACCTTGTTCATCGACAGCGTACGCAGCGACGAGAAAAAACGCGTCATCGAACTCACTGATCAATATTTCAAACGCGAAGCCGAGCGTCGGCAAATACCGGTACATTACGCCAGCATCAGCCAGGCCGATCTAATCGCCGCGTTCGAGACCGGTGCAATTCCCTTGATTCTGATCAGCACCTATGCGATGGACCGTAAGAAAGCCCCGCATTGGGTCGTCATGAGCGGCTACGACAACGATTGCTTGTACATGCACGACTCCGACCCCGACGACGGCCGGCAAAGCGACCTGGATTGCCAGTTCATCCCGATCGCCCGCGAGGATTTCGAGCGGATGTGCTGTTTCGGCAAATCCAGGCTGCGGACGGCGGTGATTTTGAAACCCGACTCCGCTCTCGCTCACAAAACCCAATAA
- the glyS gene encoding glycine--tRNA ligase subunit beta, which translates to MSTNDLLFELGGEELPPKSLKKLSQSLLDGMVAGLNEAGLNFSEAKAYATPRRLAVIIRNLDSQQADKVVEKRGPALQAAYGPDGAPSKAALGFASSCGAGFEQLEKLETDKGSWLIFKQAVKGQATSQLIPDIIRKSLAQLPIAKRMRWGNYDHEFVRPVHNAVLLFGDDIIEAEILGLKTGRHSFGHRMHAPAQIELSHPNEYIDKLLAAKVTVDFEQRMKQIETGAQRAATELGGIAHIEADLLEEVAALNEWPVPVVGNFDARFLELPQEVLITTMQSNQKYFPVKNENGGLLAHFITFANIESSNPAAIRAGNERVVLPRLVDAEFFWKQDRKQSLADRVDSLKTIVFQKDLGTLFDKTERVAHLAGLIAERLGADVALAKRAALLAKTDLITNMVGEFANLQGTMGRYYAAADGEDAAVANAQEEQYFPKQSGGEIPSAPISVALAVAEKIDTLAGIFSAGLIPTGDKDPYALRRATLGILRTLIENGLDLDVVELLDAALDQFKHNFNKPETLQKVVGFMFDRLKGYCLDQGFSSDEFEAVLAVNPTQPFDFMLRLRAVQSFRTLPEAESLAAANKRIINILKKSEQTVSESIGTLVEAQEKNLLVAAEEAETAIRPLLAERNYPLALSRLAQLRDTVDAFFDHVMVNTDDVALRNSRLALLAKLSNQFLRIADISKLQA; encoded by the coding sequence ATGAGCACCAATGATTTGTTATTCGAGCTGGGTGGCGAAGAACTGCCTCCCAAATCCTTGAAGAAGCTTAGCCAGTCTTTGCTGGACGGCATGGTCGCCGGCTTGAACGAAGCCGGCCTGAATTTCAGCGAGGCCAAGGCCTACGCAACACCACGCCGTTTGGCCGTGATCATCCGTAACCTGGACAGCCAGCAGGCGGATAAGGTGGTCGAAAAGCGCGGCCCAGCCTTGCAAGCGGCCTACGGTCCGGATGGCGCGCCAAGTAAGGCGGCACTGGGCTTTGCGTCCAGTTGCGGCGCCGGCTTCGAGCAGCTGGAAAAACTGGAAACCGATAAAGGTTCCTGGCTGATTTTCAAACAGGCTGTCAAAGGTCAAGCGACCTCCCAGCTTATCCCCGACATCATCCGCAAAAGCCTCGCGCAACTGCCGATCGCCAAGCGCATGCGCTGGGGCAATTACGACCACGAGTTCGTGCGACCGGTGCACAATGCGGTGCTGCTATTCGGCGACGACATTATCGAGGCTGAGATCCTGGGCTTGAAGACCGGTCGTCATAGCTTCGGCCACCGCATGCATGCACCTGCTCAGATCGAATTGAGTCATCCGAACGAGTACATCGACAAACTGTTGGCGGCGAAAGTGACGGTCGATTTCGAACAGCGTATGAAACAAATCGAAACTGGCGCCCAGCGGGCGGCGACCGAACTGGGCGGCATCGCGCATATCGAGGCCGATTTGCTGGAAGAGGTCGCGGCCTTGAACGAGTGGCCGGTGCCGGTGGTCGGCAATTTCGATGCCCGCTTTCTGGAATTGCCGCAGGAAGTATTGATCACGACCATGCAGTCCAACCAAAAGTACTTCCCAGTCAAGAATGAAAACGGCGGCTTGCTGGCGCACTTCATCACCTTTGCCAACATCGAAAGCTCCAATCCGGCGGCGATACGCGCCGGCAACGAGCGCGTGGTGCTGCCTCGCTTGGTCGATGCCGAATTCTTCTGGAAACAAGACCGCAAGCAATCCCTGGCGGATCGCGTCGACAGCCTGAAAACCATCGTCTTTCAAAAAGACCTGGGCACCTTGTTCGACAAAACTGAACGCGTTGCCCATCTGGCTGGCTTGATCGCCGAAAGACTTGGCGCCGACGTGGCTCTGGCAAAACGCGCGGCGTTATTGGCGAAAACCGATTTGATAACCAACATGGTTGGCGAATTCGCCAATCTGCAAGGCACGATGGGCCGTTATTACGCGGCGGCCGACGGCGAGGATGCGGCGGTCGCCAATGCCCAGGAAGAACAATATTTTCCGAAACAATCGGGCGGCGAAATCCCCTCGGCACCGATCAGTGTCGCATTGGCGGTCGCGGAAAAAATCGACACGCTGGCCGGCATTTTCAGTGCCGGCCTGATACCAACCGGCGACAAGGACCCTTATGCCTTGCGCCGCGCCACGTTGGGTATCTTGCGCACCTTGATCGAAAACGGCCTGGATTTGGATGTCGTTGAATTGCTGGATGCGGCGCTGGACCAATTCAAGCACAACTTCAACAAGCCTGAAACCCTGCAAAAAGTCGTTGGCTTCATGTTCGATCGCCTGAAAGGCTATTGTCTGGATCAAGGCTTCAGCAGCGATGAATTCGAAGCGGTGTTGGCGGTCAATCCGACCCAGCCTTTCGATTTCATGTTGCGGCTACGCGCGGTGCAAAGCTTCCGTACCCTGCCGGAAGCGGAAAGCCTGGCTGCCGCTAACAAGCGGATCATTAATATCTTGAAAAAGTCCGAGCAGACGGTTTCCGAATCCATCGGTACGTTGGTTGAAGCGCAGGAGAAAAATCTGCTGGTCGCCGCCGAAGAAGCGGAAACCGCGATTCGGCCGCTGCTGGCTGAGCGCAACTATCCGTTGGCACTGAGCCGCTTGGCGCAGCTACGCGATACGGTCGACGCGTTTTTCGATCACGTCATGGTCAACACCGACGACGTGGCGTTGCGTAACAGTCGCCTAGCCTTGCTGGCGAAATTGTCCAACCAGTTCTTGCGGATCGCCGACATTTCCAAGCTGCAAGCGTGA
- a CDS encoding cold shock domain-containing protein has translation MSTTFTTGVVKWFNADKGFGFIEQKQGPDVFVHFKNILNPNNSYRTLDEGQHVQFKLGRGPKGPQAEEVSII, from the coding sequence ATGTCTACTACTTTCACCACCGGCGTCGTCAAATGGTTTAACGCGGATAAAGGCTTCGGCTTTATCGAGCAAAAACAAGGCCCGGACGTTTTCGTTCATTTCAAAAACATTCTGAACCCGAACAACAGTTACAGAACCTTGGACGAAGGCCAGCACGTGCAGTTTAAATTGGGTCGCGGCCCTAAAGGTCCGCAGGCCGAAGAAGTTAGCATTATTTAA
- the glyQ gene encoding glycine--tRNA ligase subunit alpha: protein MTTTNTDVSTFQGLILTLQQYWSEQGCVLLQPLDQEVGAGTFHPATFLRAIGPEPWNAAYVQPSRRPTDGRYGENPNRLQHYYQFQVIMKPSPDNIQELYLGSLRHLGLDLLEHDIRFVEDNWESPTLGAWGLGWEVWLNGMEVTQFTYFQQVGGLECKPVSGEITYGLERIAMYLQGVESVFDLVWTRGPQGVVTYGDVFHQNEVEMSAFNFEHANVEFLFQCFDTFEAECQKLLEQNLPLPAYEMVLKASHSFNLLDARHAISVTERQRYILRVRNLAKSVAEAYYARREALGFPILARQGA, encoded by the coding sequence GTGACGACGACCAACACTGATGTCTCTACTTTTCAAGGCCTGATTCTGACCTTGCAGCAATACTGGTCGGAGCAGGGTTGCGTGTTATTACAACCCCTGGATCAGGAGGTCGGCGCCGGTACCTTCCATCCCGCGACATTTTTACGCGCCATAGGCCCGGAGCCTTGGAACGCGGCTTACGTCCAACCTTCGCGCCGCCCCACCGACGGCCGCTACGGCGAAAACCCCAACCGCCTGCAACATTACTATCAGTTCCAGGTCATCATGAAGCCGTCGCCGGACAACATCCAGGAATTGTATCTGGGCTCGTTGCGCCATCTGGGCCTGGATTTATTGGAACACGACATCCGTTTCGTCGAGGATAACTGGGAATCGCCGACCTTGGGCGCCTGGGGCTTGGGTTGGGAGGTCTGGTTGAACGGCATGGAAGTCACGCAGTTTACCTATTTCCAGCAAGTCGGCGGCCTGGAATGCAAGCCGGTCAGCGGCGAGATCACTTACGGTCTGGAACGCATCGCTATGTATCTGCAAGGCGTGGAGTCGGTGTTCGATCTGGTCTGGACTCGCGGCCCGCAAGGCGTCGTAACCTACGGCGACGTCTTCCACCAAAACGAAGTGGAGATGTCTGCTTTCAACTTCGAACACGCCAACGTCGAATTCCTGTTTCAATGCTTCGATACCTTCGAGGCGGAATGCCAAAAACTGCTCGAACAAAACCTGCCCCTGCCCGCTTACGAAATGGTCTTGAAAGCCTCGCACTCATTTAACTTGCTGGATGCGCGCCACGCCATCTCGGTCACCGAGCGCCAACGTTATATCTTGCGCGTGCGTAATCTGGCCAAGTCGGTCGCCGAAGCCTACTACGCCCGCCGCGAAGCGTTGGGCTTTCCGATTCTGGCCAGACAAGGAGCGTAA
- a CDS encoding GNAT family N-acetyltransferase, with protein sequence MRIDLACADDIAVLSDLLTELFDQEAEFCPDSTAQQRGLAAIIGDPTIGEILVAREDGRPVGMVSLLYTVSTALGGRVAWLEDMVVTANRRGSGIGQGLLKAAIAHAKSGGCRRITLLTDAENAAAQDFYRREGFNASPMRPYRLSLE encoded by the coding sequence ATGCGGATCGATTTGGCCTGTGCGGACGACATCGCGGTCCTAAGCGATTTATTGACTGAGCTCTTCGATCAAGAAGCCGAATTTTGCCCGGATTCGACGGCGCAACAGCGAGGGTTGGCGGCCATCATAGGTGATCCGACGATCGGCGAAATCCTGGTGGCGCGGGAAGACGGCCGGCCTGTCGGCATGGTCAGCTTGCTATACACGGTGTCCACGGCGCTCGGCGGGCGCGTGGCATGGCTGGAAGATATGGTGGTGACCGCGAATCGGCGCGGGTCGGGGATAGGCCAAGGATTGCTGAAAGCGGCCATCGCACACGCCAAATCCGGCGGTTGCCGCCGGATTACCTTGTTAACCGACGCGGAGAATGCGGCGGCACAAGACTTTTATCGGCGGGAAGGTTTTAACGCTTCGCCAATGCGGCCTTACCGCTTGTCGCTGGAGTGA
- a CDS encoding DUF2970 domain-containing protein: MSKPSMLHVIKSVLAAGIGVQSNKNREIDFKHGSLPAYIIVGLIATVLFVFAIVTVVSLVTG, from the coding sequence ATGTCGAAACCCAGCATGTTACATGTTATCAAAAGCGTGCTCGCCGCCGGAATCGGCGTACAAAGCAACAAGAACCGGGAAATTGATTTCAAGCACGGTTCGCTACCGGCTTATATCATCGTGGGACTAATTGCGACGGTACTGTTTGTTTTCGCCATCGTGACGGTGGTCTCGCTAGTCACGGGATGA
- a CDS encoding DCC1-like thiol-disulfide oxidoreductase family protein, with translation MYRALVSKFATLYSKRVPATGVGLFRMLFGLVTLQEVCFLIYFNHLIFDPIPFLDVEFPMIVFALWLWAVVALCLAVGYRCQAASVANYLLWLIFVNFTPMQRDFDGGFDLFMIGGNFFLMFMPMDRAFAIDALLRKLRAPFAIYDRTRVEQVSALVYILPVSICLGLLYFDSAIHKMFAEHWRNGLGAWLPSSMPYYISAVDLAWLLNIESLQKFIGYTIIVFQFSFPFFYFLRRLRPLYFLIGVALHLGISLSFNIYPFGMGMLIFYVLVMPFSWYRRIGTWLRGKTKLTVFYDRQCPLCNRTVLTLAHFDVLRRVEFKPAQVHAIEYPALAELDEQQLLTDLYAVDSEGRVYAGVDTYAQILIAMAYPAPIGWLMNLPLLHGWLYRRYRAIADSRARLACDVSCVTETAPDVAFSWYERVFEPEHATPARSRIHKIAKVVVVLLFFQFNSSIHYGLLYRLHVDTRQTMLAGMLTDASNGILMLSHTFLGITPHALYLHDHFEGYDRILGITYLNADGEEFWLPFVNRQGRLLAPNWGRVHSMWANIAVTPNIDEVRLKKFIMKVTAFWGKKSGLDLENTQFIIKMKRTRAPSSWEKDLRNNNLSGDWEAIGSAAWSGKEIKISLPKDIDSL, from the coding sequence ATGTATAGAGCCCTTGTTTCCAAATTCGCAACGCTTTACTCAAAGAGAGTTCCAGCCACGGGCGTGGGGCTGTTTCGCATGTTGTTCGGTCTGGTCACGCTTCAGGAAGTGTGCTTCCTGATCTATTTCAATCATTTGATCTTCGACCCCATCCCGTTTCTCGATGTCGAATTTCCGATGATCGTATTCGCCCTGTGGCTCTGGGCCGTTGTCGCGCTGTGTTTGGCGGTGGGCTACCGCTGTCAAGCCGCCAGCGTCGCCAACTATCTGTTATGGCTGATTTTCGTCAACTTCACGCCGATGCAGCGTGATTTCGACGGCGGCTTCGATTTGTTCATGATAGGCGGCAATTTTTTCTTGATGTTTATGCCGATGGATAGGGCGTTTGCTATTGATGCGCTCCTCCGTAAATTGCGGGCGCCGTTTGCTATTTACGACCGCACACGAGTGGAGCAAGTGTCAGCGTTAGTCTATATTCTGCCGGTTTCGATCTGTCTAGGTCTGCTCTATTTTGATTCCGCCATCCATAAAATGTTTGCCGAGCACTGGCGGAACGGGTTGGGTGCCTGGTTGCCTTCCTCAATGCCGTATTATATTTCGGCCGTCGATCTGGCTTGGTTGCTGAATATCGAAAGCCTGCAAAAATTTATAGGCTACACCATCATCGTCTTCCAATTCAGCTTCCCGTTTTTTTACTTTTTAAGACGATTGCGGCCGCTGTACTTTTTGATCGGCGTCGCGCTGCATCTGGGCATCAGCTTGTCGTTCAATATTTATCCGTTCGGTATGGGGATGTTGATTTTCTATGTCTTAGTCATGCCGTTTTCCTGGTATCGGCGCATCGGTACTTGGCTGAGAGGCAAGACCAAGCTGACGGTGTTCTACGACCGGCAATGCCCTCTGTGCAATCGCACGGTGTTGACGCTGGCTCATTTCGACGTTTTACGCCGTGTCGAATTCAAGCCGGCCCAAGTGCATGCGATCGAATATCCCGCGTTGGCCGAATTGGACGAACAGCAATTGCTAACCGATCTCTACGCGGTGGATAGCGAGGGGCGTGTGTATGCCGGCGTCGATACCTATGCGCAAATCCTGATCGCAATGGCCTATCCTGCCCCAATCGGTTGGCTGATGAATCTCCCGCTATTGCACGGTTGGTTATATCGACGCTATCGTGCGATCGCCGACAGTCGTGCCCGTCTGGCTTGCGACGTGAGCTGCGTTACAGAGACGGCGCCGGACGTAGCGTTTTCCTGGTATGAGCGAGTCTTTGAGCCGGAGCATGCGACGCCGGCGCGTAGCCGAATTCACAAGATTGCCAAAGTCGTAGTGGTGCTGTTGTTTTTTCAGTTCAACAGCAGCATCCATTACGGTTTGCTATATCGCTTGCATGTCGATACGCGGCAAACGATGCTGGCCGGCATGTTGACCGACGCGAGCAACGGAATTTTAATGCTCTCGCATACCTTTCTAGGCATTACTCCTCACGCGCTTTACTTGCACGACCACTTCGAAGGCTACGATCGCATTCTCGGCATCACTTATCTGAACGCCGATGGCGAAGAGTTCTGGTTACCGTTTGTGAATCGGCAAGGACGCTTACTGGCGCCCAATTGGGGGCGGGTGCATTCGATGTGGGCTAACATCGCCGTGACCCCGAATATCGACGAAGTCAGGCTCAAGAAATTCATCATGAAGGTCACCGCTTTTTGGGGAAAAAAGTCCGGACTGGATTTGGAAAACACCCAATTCATCATCAAAATGAAGCGAACCCGTGCACCGTCTTCTTGGGAAAAAGATCTAAGAAATAATAACTTATCTGGAGATTGGGAGGCGATAGGTTCGGCGGCCTGGTCCGGTAAGGAAATCAAGATTAGTCTGCCAAAAGACATCGATTCGCTATGA
- the gltA gene encoding citrate synthase, which yields MTDRKVTIKRDDQDQHYELPVMPGTLGPSVIDIRSLYAQTGHFTYDPGFTSTASCTSKITFIDGDEGVLLYRGYPIEQLAEKCDFLEVCYLLLNGDLPNGAEMKNFVTTVSQHVMVHEQLTKFYNGFRRDAHPMAVLVGVVGALSAFYHDVMDINSREDRYMSAIRLIAKMPTIVAMCYKYSIGLPFIYPKRRLGYAENFMRMMHGDPYDDYIANPVLTRALDRILILHADHEQNASTSTVRLAGSSGANPYACVAAGIACLWGAAHGGANEAVLNMLEQIGDVSRIGEYVARAKDKNDSFRLMGFGHRVYKNYDPRAKLMRQTCHEVLDELNLNDDRLFKLAMELERIALEDPYFVEKKLYPNVDFYSGIVLRALGIPTEMFTAIFALARSVGWIAQWDEMISDPELKIGRPRQLYRGVGKRDVKFISGR from the coding sequence ATGACTGACAGAAAAGTGACGATAAAACGGGACGATCAGGACCAGCACTACGAATTGCCGGTGATGCCCGGTACCTTGGGGCCTTCGGTGATCGACATTCGCTCGCTGTACGCGCAGACCGGCCATTTTACTTACGACCCTGGTTTTACCTCCACGGCCAGTTGTACGTCCAAGATCACTTTCATCGACGGCGACGAGGGCGTCTTGCTGTATCGCGGCTATCCGATCGAGCAATTGGCTGAAAAATGCGACTTTTTGGAGGTTTGCTACCTATTGCTGAACGGCGATTTGCCCAACGGCGCGGAAATGAAGAATTTCGTCACGACGGTCAGCCAACACGTGATGGTGCACGAACAATTGACCAAGTTCTACAACGGTTTTCGCCGCGATGCCCACCCGATGGCGGTGCTGGTTGGCGTGGTCGGCGCGCTGTCGGCTTTCTATCACGACGTCATGGACATCAACAGTCGTGAGGATCGTTACATGTCGGCAATCCGGCTGATCGCGAAAATGCCGACCATCGTGGCGATGTGTTACAAGTACAGCATCGGCCTACCCTTCATATATCCCAAGCGCCGCTTGGGTTACGCCGAAAACTTCATGCGGATGATGCACGGCGATCCGTACGACGATTACATCGCCAATCCGGTGCTTACCCGCGCGCTGGATCGCATCCTGATCCTGCACGCCGATCACGAACAAAACGCATCGACCTCGACGGTGCGTCTGGCGGGTTCCAGTGGGGCGAATCCCTATGCCTGCGTCGCGGCGGGCATCGCTTGCTTGTGGGGCGCGGCGCATGGCGGCGCCAATGAAGCGGTGTTGAACATGTTGGAGCAGATCGGCGATGTCTCCCGAATTGGCGAATACGTGGCGCGGGCCAAGGACAAAAACGACTCGTTCCGCTTGATGGGGTTTGGGCATCGGGTCTACAAAAATTACGACCCGCGCGCCAAACTGATGCGGCAAACCTGCCACGAAGTGTTGGACGAATTGAATTTAAACGACGATCGCCTGTTCAAGCTGGCGATGGAATTGGAACGCATCGCGCTGGAAGATCCGTATTTCGTCGAGAAAAAACTTTACCCCAATGTCGATTTCTACTCGGGTATCGTGTTGCGGGCGCTGGGCATCCCGACCGAGATGTTTACCGCGATTTTTGCGCTGGCCCGTTCGGTGGGTTGGATCGCGCAGTGGGACGAAATGATTTCGGATCCGGAGCTGAAGATCGGCCGGCCGCGCCAGCTATATCGCGGGGTCGGCAAGCGCGATGTCAAGTTTATCTCCGGCCGCTAG
- the gmhB gene encoding D-glycero-beta-D-manno-heptose 1,7-bisphosphate 7-phosphatase: MTDRYVILDRDGTINVDSDTFVKSPGEWQPLPGSLDAIALLSHHGFKVVVISNQSGVARGLFDLATLEAIHAKMKQLVIDAGGKIETIYFCPHGPDDACDCRKPKDGLFRRFAADYRADLSKIYAVGDSFRDLQAAETAAAKPILVKTGKGLKTMQDHPELYCPIFDTLYDAANFIVTQS, translated from the coding sequence GTGACGGACCGTTATGTCATCCTGGATCGAGACGGCACCATCAACGTCGACTCGGATACCTTCGTCAAGTCGCCGGGAGAATGGCAACCACTACCCGGTAGCCTGGATGCCATCGCCTTATTGAGCCACCATGGTTTTAAAGTCGTGGTGATCAGCAATCAATCCGGCGTGGCGCGCGGCCTGTTCGATCTCGCAACGCTGGAGGCGATACACGCCAAGATGAAACAGTTGGTAATCGACGCGGGCGGCAAGATCGAAACAATCTATTTCTGCCCGCACGGGCCCGACGATGCCTGCGATTGCCGTAAACCCAAGGACGGGCTATTTCGCCGCTTCGCCGCCGACTACCGCGCCGACTTGAGCAAAATCTACGCGGTCGGCGACTCGTTCCGCGACCTGCAAGCCGCCGAAACGGCCGCCGCCAAGCCTATCCTGGTCAAGACCGGCAAGGGCCTGAAAACCATGCAAGATCATCCAGAACTTTACTGTCCTATCTTCGACACTCTTTATGACGCAGCCAACTTCATCGTCACGCAAAGCTGA
- a CDS encoding DUF2817 domain-containing protein produces the protein MSSSTTSNPLDLACFPSNYVEARQGWLAAAAELSLHCESLDFPCPGQGPDGVALCSDSVWIGPTYAEGVAVVLAGTHGIEGYAGSAAQTDWLHRLSAQPSLLPNGVALVLVHALTPWGYAWSRRCDADGVDLNRNAIDFSLPPPDNPHYRELRPILFEADAGRRQQAFAEFAARHGRTALEIAISGGQYLDPLGPFYGGRAPAHGRKVCEALIARYQLNRRRLAVVDIHTGLGAYGYGEIICDHAPNSIGSTLAKTWYGDAVTLPAAGTSSSVPKWGLLDYLWHAAIGDAGCYVTLEFGTYSTDALFDVLLQDHLLWAQTGNDAARLIHRDAMRRHFCPEDPVWREQVLFRARQVIGQALAGLTR, from the coding sequence ATGTCCAGCTCAACCACTTCCAACCCATTAGACCTCGCTTGCTTTCCAAGCAACTACGTCGAAGCGCGCCAGGGCTGGCTAGCGGCGGCGGCGGAACTAAGCTTGCATTGCGAGAGTTTGGATTTTCCCTGTCCCGGCCAGGGACCGGACGGCGTTGCGTTATGCTCGGACAGCGTCTGGATAGGACCAACCTATGCCGAAGGGGTGGCGGTGGTTCTGGCCGGCACCCATGGCATCGAAGGCTATGCCGGTTCGGCGGCACAAACCGATTGGTTGCACCGTTTGAGTGCACAACCCTCGCTGCTGCCCAACGGTGTCGCATTAGTGCTGGTGCATGCATTAACGCCGTGGGGTTATGCCTGGTCGCGTCGCTGCGATGCCGACGGCGTCGATTTGAACCGCAATGCAATCGATTTCTCCCTACCGCCACCCGACAACCCGCATTACCGCGAACTGCGGCCGATCTTGTTCGAAGCCGATGCCGGCCGCCGCCAACAAGCGTTCGCCGAATTCGCCGCCCGCCACGGTCGAACCGCGCTGGAAATCGCGATCAGCGGCGGGCAATACCTCGATCCGCTCGGGCCTTTTTACGGCGGCCGCGCGCCGGCTCACGGCCGTAAGGTATGCGAAGCGTTGATTGCTCGCTATCAACTCAATCGGCGCCGGCTGGCGGTCGTCGACATCCACACAGGACTAGGAGCCTACGGTTACGGAGAAATCATCTGCGACCACGCGCCGAACAGCATCGGCTCGACGCTTGCAAAAACTTGGTACGGCGACGCGGTGACCTTACCGGCGGCCGGCACCTCGAGTTCGGTACCGAAATGGGGTTTGCTGGATTATTTGTGGCACGCGGCAATCGGCGATGCCGGTTGCTACGTCACGCTGGAGTTCGGCACCTACTCCACCGATGCGCTGTTCGATGTCTTGCTGCAAGATCATTTGCTTTGGGCACAAACCGGCAACGACGCGGCTCGCCTGATCCACCGCGACGCGATGCGCCGGCATTTCTGTCCGGAGGACCCGGTCTGGCGCGAACAGGTACTGTTTCGCGCCCGTCAGGTCATCGGCCAAGCACTAGCCGGGCTGACACGATGA